The Chloroherpetonaceae bacterium genome includes a window with the following:
- a CDS encoding ArsA family ATPase has protein sequence MRIIVFTGKGGVGKTSVAACTALRAAEMGYRTLIMSTDPAHSLGDSLDRELSSEPMEVVKNLYAQEVSVFSDLNNNWEVVRAHFAELMRSKGVEGVYAEEIGILPGMEELFSLSYIKQYNESGKYDLLVVDCAPTGETLRLLSLPETFGWVIRLLRNVEKYAVRPIIRPLSKMSPKMEKTVAPPEVFNAIDNLFTAVEGIIDLLSDNSKTTVRLVMNPEKMVIKESMRALTYLNLYGITVDRVIINRILPSEKDSGYLNEWKAIQHKYIDDIYNAFSPIPISKVPYFSHEVVGLDMLRLMAQEVYGDLDPLTVFFKESPLEIRRVPEGHFQMRMKLPFLSDVNMSIALQQHGDDLVVRIGDNQKTVTLPIFLAGMKSDEAYFDGQWLCIDFKPEEKVAVS, from the coding sequence ATGCGAATTATCGTTTTTACTGGCAAAGGCGGCGTAGGTAAAACGTCCGTAGCCGCTTGCACGGCGCTGCGTGCAGCCGAAATGGGCTATCGAACCCTGATTATGTCCACCGACCCTGCACACAGCTTAGGCGATTCGTTGGATAGGGAACTCTCCTCTGAACCAATGGAGGTAGTGAAGAATCTCTACGCCCAAGAAGTGAGTGTCTTTAGCGACCTAAACAACAACTGGGAAGTGGTACGCGCACACTTTGCAGAACTGATGCGCAGCAAGGGTGTGGAGGGCGTCTATGCCGAAGAAATTGGAATTCTGCCCGGAATGGAGGAACTGTTTTCGCTCTCCTACATCAAGCAATACAATGAGTCTGGCAAGTATGATTTGCTGGTGGTAGACTGTGCCCCTACTGGAGAAACCCTGCGTCTTTTGTCGCTACCTGAAACCTTCGGCTGGGTGATACGGCTGCTGCGCAATGTGGAAAAATATGCCGTAAGGCCCATCATTCGTCCCCTCTCGAAAATGTCGCCAAAGATGGAAAAGACGGTCGCCCCACCAGAAGTCTTCAATGCGATAGACAATCTCTTCACAGCCGTAGAGGGTATTATTGACCTACTGAGCGATAACTCCAAGACCACCGTGCGCCTTGTGATGAACCCTGAAAAAATGGTTATCAAAGAATCTATGCGTGCCCTGACCTACCTTAACCTCTACGGCATTACGGTTGACCGGGTAATCATCAACCGCATTTTGCCTAGCGAAAAGGATTCAGGCTACCTGAACGAGTGGAAAGCGATTCAGCACAAATACATTGACGATATCTACAATGCGTTTTCTCCTATCCCCATCTCCAAAGTGCCCTATTTTTCGCACGAGGTCGTCGGATTGGATATGCTTCGCTTGATGGCGCAGGAAGTCTATGGCGACCTCGATCCGCTGACAGTCTTCTTCAAAGAAAGCCCGCTTGAGATTCGCAGAGTCCCCGAAGGACACTTCCAGATGCGAATGAAATTGCCCTTCCTGTCCGATGTCAATATGTCAATTGCTCTGCAGCAGCATGGCGATGACCTCGTGGTACGCATTGGTGACAATCAAAAGACGGTTACGCTGCCCATCTTCCTTGCAGGAATGAAATCCGATGAAGCCTACTTTGACGGACAGTGGCTCTGCATTGATTTCAAGCCTGAAGAGAAAGTCGCAGTCAGCTAA
- the mnmA gene encoding tRNA 2-thiouridine(34) synthase MnmA, which yields MSSKIVQTLRQMQRKKVVVGMSGGVDSSVAACLLAEQGYEVIGITMKTWDYDLAGLSQSSSKETGCCSLESINDARSVAVSRGFLHYTIDFREDFGEAVIEYFKSEYLRGRTPNPCVMCNTKVKWDSLLQRARLLGADYIATGHYARVKCINGRYRLFKGKDANKDQSYVLWGISQEALSHTIFPLAELTKPEVRALARQFGLKVAEKSESYEICFIPDNDYERFLKETVPDLAEKVAGGPIVDKSGKVLGVHRGYPFYTIGQRKGLGLTTPEPVYVTKIHYESNTIVVGRSEDLLHRGLLASQVNWIAFAELTEPLRCEAKIRYKDTPEPCVVSPEPVGRVRVMFDQPKRAITPGQAVVFYSGDEVLGGGFIDEVIES from the coding sequence ATGAGTTCAAAAATTGTTCAAACCTTGCGCCAAATGCAGAGAAAGAAAGTCGTGGTTGGAATGTCGGGCGGCGTAGACTCGTCAGTTGCAGCCTGCTTGCTGGCTGAACAAGGCTATGAGGTGATTGGCATTACAATGAAGACTTGGGACTACGACCTTGCAGGGCTGAGTCAATCTTCCAGTAAGGAAACAGGTTGTTGCTCACTGGAATCTATCAATGATGCGCGCAGTGTAGCGGTCTCACGCGGGTTTCTCCACTACACAATTGACTTTCGTGAAGACTTCGGGGAAGCCGTGATTGAATACTTCAAGTCGGAATACCTGCGTGGACGCACGCCAAACCCGTGTGTGATGTGTAACACGAAAGTGAAATGGGATTCACTTCTGCAGCGTGCTCGTCTCTTAGGCGCAGACTATATTGCCACAGGGCATTATGCTCGCGTAAAGTGCATAAACGGACGATACCGCTTGTTCAAAGGTAAGGATGCCAACAAAGACCAAAGCTATGTGCTCTGGGGCATCTCACAAGAGGCACTATCGCACACCATCTTCCCGCTTGCAGAGCTAACAAAACCTGAAGTAAGAGCCTTAGCACGCCAGTTCGGCTTGAAAGTCGCCGAAAAAAGCGAAAGCTACGAGATTTGCTTTATTCCTGACAATGATTATGAGCGCTTCCTGAAAGAAACCGTGCCTGATTTGGCGGAAAAAGTGGCAGGAGGCCCGATTGTCGATAAGTCAGGCAAAGTGTTGGGTGTGCATCGCGGCTATCCCTTCTACACAATTGGGCAACGCAAGGGCTTGGGACTAACGACGCCTGAGCCAGTGTATGTAACGAAAATTCACTACGAAAGCAATACAATTGTGGTCGGTAGAAGTGAAGACCTGCTGCATCGTGGGTTGCTGGCATCGCAAGTGAATTGGATTGCATTTGCGGAACTGACAGAGCCGCTTCGGTGTGAAGCCAAGATTCGTTACAAAGATACCCCTGAGCCATGCGTGGTAAGCCCTGAACCAGTAGGACGCGTGCGAGTGATGTTTGACCAACCTAAGCGTGCTATCACGCCTGGGCAAGCTGTGGTGTTTTACAGCGGCGATGAAGTGCTCGGTGGTGGCTTCATTGACGAAGTCATAGAGTCGTAG